Proteins from a genomic interval of Haemorhous mexicanus isolate bHaeMex1 chromosome Z, bHaeMex1.pri, whole genome shotgun sequence:
- the LOC132322501 gene encoding LOW QUALITY PROTEIN: uncharacterized protein LOC132322501 (The sequence of the model RefSeq protein was modified relative to this genomic sequence to represent the inferred CDS: inserted 4 bases in 3 codons), translating into MKILFEDGRVKVEVPEEEIAKLFVIKEVEPTPIPEEVEQAVVPWVWETGVPGKFKAAQPVIVELKEGVQPVSIKQYPIKLEAEEGVAPLIAQFLTQGILEECESEYNTPIFPVKKAXNSKYRLVQDLRAINNIVKDIHPVVANPYTLLTSVSEKFKWFTVIDLKDAFFCIPLAXTNRKYFAFEWESPDTGRKKQLTWTRLPQGFKNSPTIFGNQLARELEGWKMTEVRDSPSSYVILQYVDDIFLATEEKELCLKLTIALLNMLGQAGYQVSKEKAQLIKESVIYLGCEIIQGQRRLGINRVEAICAIPLPRSHQELRSFLGMVGWCRLWIPNFGLLAKPLYEALKEPQLNWDRLRKNAFQNLKQALKEAPALGLPDLSKDFQLYVNERQKLALGVLTQRIGSWKRPVGYFSKQLDTVXGWPSCLRVVTATVILIQEARKLTMGKKMEVFVPHMVLAVLEQKGGHWLLSNRMLQYQAILREQDDVELKITNHTNPAEFLRSEQEEGELAHDCVEVIEQVYASQMDLKDTPMEDPDWELFMDGSSYVENGTRYAGYAVVTVHTVVEAKALPPGTSAQKAEIIGLTRALILSTGTKVNIWTDSKYAFGVIHVHGALWKERGLLSSQGTSIKYKEEILALLEALHRPTKVAVMHVKGHRKEEGKIYHGNDLADVTARKVAREVWTQMALIPVKVSPVNPYLNQTPKYTIDNEKLAMLLNAQKNMTGWYVTTTGQVVVPAKIMKVILETEHNKCHWGAEILETNSTGETTGWPEAYPCRTNQAKEVVRTLLKELIPRFGVPLGLSSDRGPHFIAGIVQTVARMLDISWDLHTPWRPQSSGQVERMNQTLKGQIKKICQEAKMQWPQALPLALLRIRIKPRERLGVSPYEILYGRPYHATVLKGDLHVQGDQMIFNYVMSLNRTLNSLRGALQWNRPLPLENPVHDIQPGDRVYVKKWFTDPLKETWDGPYQVILTTYTAVKVAGIDTWIHYTRVKKIPTQWEAQIVSLTRMIFRAKPHS; encoded by the exons atgaaaattctgtttgaaGATGGAAGAGTTAAAGTAGAAGTCCCTGAGGAAGAAATAGCCAAATTATTTGTGATTAAAGAAGTTGAACCCACCCCTATCCCTGAGGAGGTGGAACAGGCTGTGGTACCATGGGTATGGGAGACAGGAGTCCCGGGGAAGTTTAAAGCTGCTCAACCAGTAATAGTGGAGTTAAAAGAAGGGGTACAACCTGTAAGTATAAAACAGTATCCTATTAAACTTGAAGCCGAAGAAGGGGTTGCTCCTCTCATAGCACAATTTCTAACACAAGGAATACTGGaagaatgtgaatcagaatACAATACCCCCATTTTCCCCGTAAAAAAAGC TAACAGTAAGTATAGATTGGTACAGGATTTACGGGCAATTAATAACATTGTTAAGGATATTCACCCGGTGGTTGCAAATCCATATACTCTGTTAACATCTGtgtctgaaaaatttaaatggttTACTGTAATTGACTTGAAGGATGCATTCTTCTGCATTCCCTTGG TTACAAATAGGAAATATTTCGCCTTCGAATGGGAAAGCCCAGACACCGGTCGTAAGAAGCAACTCACCTGGACGAGGCTTCCCCAAGGTTTTAAAAACAGTCCAACGATATTTGGGAATCAGTTGGCAAGAGAATTGGAAGGATGGAAGATGACTGAGGTAAGAGACTCACCGTCCTCATACGTGATTTTGCAGTATGTCGATGATATTTTTCTAGCCACTGAAGAGAAAGAACTGTGTTTGAAACTTACAATAGCATTGTTGAAcatgctgggccaggctggatatCAAGTATCAAAAGAAAAAGCGCAGCTAATAAAGGAAAGTGTTATTTACCTGGGTTGTGAAATCATTCAGGGTCAGAGACGGTTGGGAATCAACCGAGTGGAGGCCATTTGCGCCATCCCGCTCCCGAGGAGTCATCAAGAATTAAGATCTTTCTTGGGGATGGTAGGATGGTGTCGATTGTGGATTCCGAATTTCGGGTTACTAGCGAAACCATTGTATGAGGCCCTGAAGGAACCACAGTTGAACTGGGACAGGTTAAGGAAGAATgcttttcagaatttaaaacaaGCCCTGAAGGAGGCCCCGGCTTTAGGGCTCCCGGATCTAAGCAAGGACTTTCAGTTGTACGtgaatgaaagacaaaaattggCTCTGGGAGTATTAACCCAACGGATCGGGTCATGGAAACGTCCGGTGGGATACTTCTCGAAGCAGCTGGACACAG CTGGTTGGCCGTCGTGCTTGCGGGTAGTTACGGCCACGGTGATCCTCATTCAAGAAGCCAGAAAATTGACAATGGGCAAGAAAATGGAGGTATTTGTGCCCCATATGGTACTGGCTGTTCTGGAACAAAAGGGGGGTCACTGGCTATTATCTAACCGAATGCTGCAGTACCAAGCAATATTGAGAGAGCAGGATGATGTAGAATTGAAAATAACTAATCATACTAATCCAGCAGAATTTCTCCGCAGTgaacaggaggaaggagaattgGCGCATGATTGTGTGGAGGTTATCGAGCAGGTATACGCAAGTCAGATGGATCTTAAAGACACACCAATGGAAGATCCAGATTGGGAACTGTTTATGGATGGATCAAGCTATGTGGAAAATGGTACCAGGTATGCAGGGTATGCCGTGGTGACTGTTCATACGGTTGTAGAGGCAAAAGCTTTACCTCCTGGCACCTCAGCCCAGAAGGCAGAGATAATTGGGCTTACACGAGCCCTTATTCTGAGTACTGGAACAAAAGTTAATATTTGGACCGATTCTAAATATGCCTTCGGGGTAATCCATGTACATGGGGCACTGTGGAAGGAGAGGGGACTACTCAGTTCACAGGGAACTTCTATCAAATACAAAGAAGAAATCTTAGCCTTGCTGGAAGCACTACACAGGCCGACAAAGGTTGCGGTTATGCACGTAAAAGGACATcgaaaggaggaaggaaaaatatacCACGGAAATGATTTGGCAGATGTGACAGCTCGAAAGGTGGCACGAGAGGTATGGACTCAGATGGCATTAATACCTGTCAAGGTAAGCCCAGTAAATCCCTACCTAAACCAGACACCTAAATACACAATAGACAATGAGAAGCTGGCAATGTTATTGAATGCACAAAAGAACATGACTGGATGGTATGTGACAACAACGGGACAGGTAGTGGTAccagcaaaaataatgaaagtcaTCCTTGAAACAGAACATAATAAATGCCATTGGGGTGCAGAGATTCTC GAAACAAATTCAACTGGGGAAACTACAG GATGGCCAGAAGCCTACCCCTGTAGGACAAATCAGGCTAAGGAAGTGGTCAGGACATTGCTTAAAGAACTTATTCCCAGGTTCGGAGTACCTCTAGGGTTATCGTCAGATAGAGGTCCACATTTCATAGCTGGAATTGTTCAAACAGTAGCTAGGATGTTGGACATATCATGGGACTTGCATACACCTTGGCGACCTCAATCAAGTGGTCAGGTTGAAAGAATGAATCAAACACTGAAAGggcaaattaagaaaatttgtCAGGAAGCTAAAATGCAATGGCCGCAAGCATTACCGTTAGCTTTATTGCGAATTAGGATAAAACCCAGAGAGAGGTTGGGAGTAAGTCCTTATGAGATTCTATATGGGAGACCTTATCATGCTACTGTACTGAAGGGAGATTTGCATGTACAAGGGGATCAAATGATATTTAATTATGTAATGTCACTAAACAGAACTCTCAACAGCCTACGGGGAGCCCTGCAGTGGAACCGACCTCTACCACTGGAAAATCCCGTCCATGACATCCAGCCTGGTGACCGAGTGTATGTGAAAAAGTGGTTTACGGATCCACTGAAAGAAACATGGGATGGTCCTTACCAGGTGATCCTGACGACATACACGGCAGTGAAGGTGGCAGGAATCGACACCTGGATCCACTACACTCGAGTCAAGAAAATTCCAACACAATGGGAGGCTCAGATAGTCTCCCTGACGCGAATGATATTTCGCGCAAAGCCGCATTCTTAA